The nucleotide sequence GTGGTGGTGAGACTTTCAAAGGTGAAGTGCTGCGTTTATGATTTGTAGAGCCCGTTTCAATATCCACCTCCTGGGTCTGAGACTGAATGAACTCCGACGACTTTTCTTCTAGCAAAGTATCGAAGTCTCCATTGACCAAAAATTCAAGTGAACTCAAGATGGTTGTGAGGGTCTCACTGGAGtccttggagttgaataCGCAATCAAAGAGAAccgtcaagttgttgggacagaacttgaatgtCTTGAGCTCCGTCACCAAGTGGTCGTATAACACTGACGAGGTGAAAAGTATGTCCTTTTGGTACTGGTTTCTGATGGACTCAATCTCATACTCAAACATTTGGGTGTGGTGTTCCAGCCAGTACTCCTGCTCTTTCAACCTGGTTAGTACATGATGAGCAGTTTCCTCCAAAACCACCTCCACATCATTCTGACGATGATACTGCAATTCCAActgttgaatttgaagagataATTTGGACAacacttgttcaacaagattttGCACCTGTGGGTTTGAACTGGAACTATCGAAATAGGCTTGGAGGGTTTCAAAATCCATTTTTTGATTAAGTAAAACTTTTCTTTTGGCGAGAATGAAGTATTTCTGCCATCTGTCTTGACTCTTATTGAAAACAGAGCTCCGAAGTGTACTGATATTGTCAAATATTGACTCAAATATCAATGCCAGTATCTTTTGCTGTTTTTCTATTGTAGCATCTGCAACATTTGcttgtttgtgtttgagcTCTTCGATCTCTGTCTTTTGTTGGGTAATCATTTTCAAGTACGAACCCACATGTCTATCAAGATTATGCTGATTACGTATGAGCTTCGTTTTGATCATTTTGGCCCGGTCAGCATACTTCAATGTGTTTAACGTTTCATCGTAGTGTTGAGACAGCGGCGAAACACATACAATCATCACCGTCTTGCAGTTCCCTCCCAAggagaacttcaacaaccgAGTGAGCTTTGAGTCTCTATAGGGAATATGGTTTCGTTTTCGGGGATCGCATAGGGCATTGATACAGTTTCCCAACGCCAATAACGACTTGTTTATATTAGCACCTTCGTTGAGACGGATTCCTCTGTTCTTGGTGGCAGAAGCTCTCTCACTTCCCGCCAAATCTATGATTGATAAAGTAGCAAACACATGCTCTTGGCTCAACTCCATCGATTTGTTTCTTTGGATGACATTTATCTGAAGAACTGCATGAGATCTGGAAGACGTTGCGTTCGCTTCAGTTGGAGAACATGTTCTGTTTTTGTTCCctttcaagatcaaatcCATCACCTCCTCTACCGATTGGGGTTTATGAGATGATAGATTGGCCACGAACACTTTGTTGTTAGTGTCTTCTCTTATCACcaattttttttggttAGTGTTTGGGTCCAAGAGGTCTTTAATAGTTTCATTATAAATCTCCAAAAACGAAAAGCTAACATCAAACACCTTCGACTCCAGCATCTCATCCATCCGGCAATACAACTC is from Yamadazyma tenuis chromosome 6, complete sequence and encodes:
- the KIP3 gene encoding tubulin-dependent ATPase kip3 (BUSCO:EOG09260BRA; COG:Z; EggNog:ENOG503NUCK); the encoded protein is MDIEDTTTGPDDHEPVPQESPRRQQSQGPPTLAPLSPSKESSICVSVRVRPFTSNEENNLIKVDHEHIFLGDGSLSEKEQSGSNFMPQGIRKIIDVVDDKMLIFDPPETNPIARMHRNVFPSKPHSRIREHRFVFDQLFDTHASQTEVFSTTTKPLLDSILDGFNATVFAYGATGCGKTHTISGTPDDPGIIFLTMKELYCRMDEMSESKVFDVSFSFLEIYNETIKDLLDPNTNQKKLVIREDTNNKVFVANLSSHKPQSVEEVMDLILKGNKNRTCSPTEANATSSRSHAVLQINVIQRNKSMELSQEHVFATLSIIDLAGSERASATKNRGIRLNEGANINKSLLALGNCINALCDPRKRNHIPYRDSKLTRLLKFSLGGNCKTVMIVCVSPSSQHYDETLNTLKYADRAKMIKTKLIRNQHNLDRHVGSYLKMITQQKTEIEELKHKQANVADATIEKQQKISALIFESIFDNISTLRSSVFNKSQDRWQKYFILAKRKVLLNQKMDFETLQAYFDSSSSNPQVQNLVEQVLSKLSLQIQQLELQYHRQNDVEVVLEETAHHVLTRLKEQEYWSEHHTQMFEYEIESIRNQYQKDILFTSSVLYDHLVTELKTFKFCPNNLTVLFDCVFNSKDSSETLTTILSSLEFLVNGDFDTLLEEKSSEFIQSQTQEVDIETGSTNHKRSTSPLKVSPPRTAKRPISKLRSKKVHFLESAADNDISFDDSSMVKSDFDEDSPSQNSILEQLNDEELSFRFDPSISSPPSLAKPSHISKKMIKPKRISSLTNKRLDDSKVPLLNKQASKLILNNDKENHRSWRVSSNPSQLMQFTMNAGTRNIESNGSENVE